Proteins from a single region of Pseudodesulfovibrio portus:
- a CDS encoding hydantoinase/oxoprolinase family protein, translating to MLLGIDVGGTHTDAVAIDTKSGVRVAASCKVPTRHDDLLSSVTEALETILKEVDQAAVTQLNLSTTLSTNAIVQGKTEDVGVIVSAGPGIDPHNFMPCKDFHVIDGSIDHRGNEVRALAPRQLSAAIDACRKNDIRVYAAVGKFSTRNPRHENYIRRMVCNCVDESVCEYADFVTLGHQLGGALNFPRRVATAYFNCAVWRLYNQFATAVEKALKGMGLAHVKVNILKADGGTMPLSQSRKMPVQSIFSGPAASVMGIIALTDIFHDSIILDIGGTTTDIAVFASGAPLIEREGIDIGSHPTLVSALKVHSIGIGGDSAISVVGDEVRVGPNRIGPSVCLGGERVTLTDALNCTGDCAVGDTGKSRAAIDAYATAHSMTGDGLAEAAVAHATDAIHVAARELLDAINSKPVYTIHELIQDKKIVPKKVYLMGGPAQAMKTHLFRRFQLSTEVPDNFDVANAIGAALTRTTWELELFADTQRHVLFIPSLSYRENIHTRYDLADAEKDAVNQLVMHLDSMGVQLKTENAEITHASSFNMVEDMEQVGRNIRVKAQVRPGVVKTFGAGR from the coding sequence ATGCTACTCGGAATAGACGTCGGCGGCACGCACACGGACGCGGTCGCCATCGACACGAAAAGCGGAGTGCGCGTGGCCGCGTCCTGCAAGGTTCCCACACGCCATGACGACCTGCTCTCCTCGGTGACCGAGGCCCTTGAAACCATCCTCAAGGAGGTGGATCAGGCCGCCGTCACCCAGCTCAACCTGTCCACCACCCTGTCCACCAATGCCATCGTCCAGGGCAAGACCGAGGACGTGGGCGTCATCGTTTCGGCAGGACCGGGCATCGACCCGCACAACTTCATGCCCTGCAAGGACTTCCACGTCATCGACGGGTCCATCGACCACCGGGGCAACGAGGTCCGCGCCCTGGCCCCGCGCCAGCTCTCGGCAGCCATCGACGCCTGCCGCAAGAACGACATCCGCGTCTACGCCGCAGTGGGCAAGTTCTCCACCCGCAACCCGCGCCACGAAAACTACATCCGGCGCATGGTCTGCAACTGCGTGGACGAGTCGGTCTGCGAGTACGCCGACTTCGTCACCCTCGGCCACCAGCTGGGCGGAGCGCTGAACTTCCCCCGCCGGGTGGCCACCGCCTACTTCAACTGCGCGGTCTGGCGACTCTACAACCAGTTCGCCACCGCCGTGGAAAAGGCGCTCAAGGGCATGGGCCTGGCCCACGTCAAGGTCAACATCCTCAAGGCGGACGGCGGCACCATGCCCCTTTCCCAGTCGCGGAAAATGCCCGTGCAGTCCATCTTTTCCGGCCCCGCCGCCTCGGTCATGGGCATCATCGCCCTGACCGACATCTTCCACGACTCGATCATCCTGGACATCGGCGGCACCACCACGGACATCGCGGTCTTTGCCTCGGGCGCGCCGCTCATCGAGCGCGAGGGCATCGACATCGGCTCCCACCCGACCCTGGTCTCGGCCCTCAAGGTCCACTCCATCGGCATCGGCGGCGACTCGGCCATCTCGGTGGTTGGAGACGAGGTGCGCGTCGGCCCCAACCGGATCGGCCCGTCCGTGTGCCTGGGCGGCGAGCGCGTCACCCTGACCGACGCCCTGAACTGCACCGGAGACTGCGCGGTGGGCGACACCGGAAAATCCCGGGCCGCCATCGACGCCTATGCGACCGCCCATTCCATGACCGGCGACGGACTGGCCGAGGCCGCCGTGGCCCACGCCACGGACGCCATCCACGTCGCGGCCCGCGAACTGCTGGACGCCATCAACTCCAAGCCGGTCTACACCATCCACGAGCTGATCCAGGACAAGAAGATCGTGCCCAAGAAGGTCTACCTCATGGGCGGCCCGGCCCAGGCCATGAAGACCCATCTCTTCCGCCGCTTCCAGCTCTCCACCGAGGTGCCGGACAATTTCGACGTGGCCAACGCCATCGGCGCGGCCCTGACCCGAACCACCTGGGAGCTGGAGCTGTTCGCCGACACCCAGCGGCACGTGCTGTTCATCCCGTCCCTATCCTACCGCGAGAACATCCACACCCGGTACGACCTCGCGGACGCCGAAAAGGACGCCGTGAACCAGCTGGTCATGCACCTCGACTCCATGGGCGTGCAGCTCAAGACCGAGAACGCCGAGATCACCCACGCATCCAGCTTCAACATGGTCGAGGACATGGAGCAGGTGGGCAGGAACATCCGCGTCAAGGCCCAGGTGCGGCCCGGCGTGGTCAAGACCTTCGGGGCGGGGAGATAG
- a CDS encoding SDR family oxidoreductase, with the protein MGRIFIAGAAGNIGSALVEELDRDGIVAGVHSPEKAETLAGKGVEARVFDFADADSMARAMDGCDRLFLVLPFREELARYGRLAVDAAKAAGIEYIVRSSGYGASSDAHWRLGREQGMVDQFVEDSEIPFTTLRPNSFMQNFIGPLAPMVRSGVIALPEEDYAVSYIDVRDIAACAARLLTDGEGHTGNAYALTGPEGLTLHQVAGKIAAAGGITVTYTPVEEEAFIRALDTNGVPEWNRNMLVSLSRVVKLGMMGNVTQAVEYLTGTPARSFDGFAEENAGAWKQP; encoded by the coding sequence ATGGGCAGGATTTTCATCGCGGGCGCAGCCGGGAACATCGGCTCCGCCCTTGTGGAGGAACTGGACAGGGACGGGATCGTGGCCGGTGTGCACTCGCCGGAAAAGGCGGAGACCCTGGCCGGAAAGGGGGTCGAGGCGCGGGTCTTCGATTTCGCGGACGCGGACTCCATGGCCAGGGCCATGGACGGATGCGACCGGCTGTTCCTGGTGCTCCCGTTCCGCGAGGAGCTGGCCCGGTACGGTCGTCTTGCGGTTGACGCGGCCAAGGCGGCGGGCATCGAATACATCGTCCGCTCCTCGGGCTACGGCGCGTCCTCGGACGCCCACTGGCGGCTGGGCCGGGAGCAGGGCATGGTGGACCAGTTCGTGGAGGATTCTGAGATTCCCTTCACCACCCTGCGGCCCAACTCCTTCATGCAGAATTTCATCGGCCCGCTGGCTCCCATGGTCCGCTCCGGCGTCATCGCCCTGCCCGAAGAGGACTACGCGGTCAGCTACATCGACGTTCGCGACATCGCGGCCTGCGCGGCCCGGCTGCTCACGGATGGCGAAGGGCATACGGGCAACGCCTACGCCCTGACCGGCCCCGAGGGGCTGACCCTGCATCAGGTGGCCGGGAAGATCGCGGCGGCAGGCGGCATCACCGTGACCTACACCCCCGTCGAGGAAGAGGCCTTCATCAGAGCTTTGGACACCAATGGGGTGCCGGAGTGGAATCGAAACATGTTGGTCAGCCTGTCCAGGGTGGTCAAACTCGGCATGATGGGCAACGTTACCCAGGCCGTTGAATACCTGACCGGCACTCCGGCGAGGTCCTTTGACGGTTTTGCCGAAGAAAACGCCGGGGCCTGGAAGCAGCCATGA
- a CDS encoding HD-GYP domain-containing protein, producing the protein MTPLRGRDELLRIIRKISAGEYTDEILDLTGPEYGPDIQELAEAVGMMMVRIEARENRLEQLLDKIRKDTVNTITAVVRALGARDAYSEGHGERVGRYARRLAQRMELDNGEVERIRIAGTLHDIGKIGFSDELFSGEDTTLSETMKAEIRRHPEWGRDILKNLDFLGPALEYVYAHHEQVDGSGYPRGLSGRDIPLGARIIAVADCFDAMTTDRPYHRGVPLEDGLEALRSMAGSYLDAELVEAFIVEIRGNGLS; encoded by the coding sequence ATGACGCCGCTCAGGGGTCGCGATGAGCTGCTGCGGATCATCCGCAAGATATCCGCCGGGGAATACACGGACGAGATCCTGGATCTGACCGGGCCGGAGTACGGTCCGGACATCCAGGAGCTGGCCGAGGCCGTGGGCATGATGATGGTCAGGATCGAGGCCAGGGAGAACCGGCTCGAGCAGCTCCTGGACAAGATTCGCAAGGACACCGTGAACACCATAACCGCAGTGGTCCGGGCCCTTGGCGCACGCGACGCCTACAGCGAAGGCCACGGTGAGCGGGTGGGCCGGTACGCCCGGCGGCTGGCCCAGCGCATGGAACTCGACAACGGCGAGGTGGAGCGCATCCGCATCGCCGGCACCCTGCACGACATCGGCAAGATCGGGTTCAGCGACGAGCTGTTTTCCGGCGAGGACACCACGCTTTCCGAGACCATGAAGGCGGAGATACGCCGCCATCCTGAATGGGGACGGGATATACTCAAGAACCTCGATTTTCTCGGTCCGGCCCTGGAGTACGTCTATGCCCACCACGAACAGGTGGACGGCAGCGGCTACCCGCGCGGCCTGTCCGGCAGGGACATCCCTTTGGGCGCACGCATCATCGCCGTGGCCGACTGCTTCGACGCCATGACCACGGATCGGCCCTACCACCGGGGCGTGCCCCTTGAGGACGGGCTTGAAGCCCTCAGGTCCATGGCCGGGTCCTATCTCGATGCGGAACTGGTGGAAGCGTTCATCGTGGAAATCAGGGGCAACGGCCTGTCGTAG
- a CDS encoding GrpB family protein has translation METLEEKIERVLRDRVELAPYDPTWLARFEEEKAHLLSCLSDRLVTRVEHYGSTAVPGMTAKPVVDMLVEVASHEWADECVPSILQPPTYDYFRRPLDDGHYPWLIKRNAAGRRTHHIHMAEKDSRLWEGLAFRDHLRAHPDDAEAYRELKLRLAERHPGDRIAYTEGKTDFVNAILAKAGR, from the coding sequence ATGGAAACCCTGGAAGAAAAGATCGAGCGGGTGCTCAGGGATCGCGTCGAGCTTGCCCCCTACGACCCGACCTGGCTGGCCCGGTTCGAGGAGGAAAAGGCACACCTGCTTTCCTGCCTGTCGGACAGGCTGGTCACGCGCGTCGAGCACTACGGCAGCACCGCCGTTCCGGGCATGACGGCCAAGCCCGTGGTGGACATGCTGGTCGAGGTGGCCAGCCATGAATGGGCCGATGAATGCGTCCCCTCCATTCTTCAGCCGCCGACCTACGATTATTTCCGGCGGCCTCTGGACGACGGCCATTATCCCTGGCTGATCAAGCGGAACGCGGCCGGGCGGCGGACCCACCATATCCACATGGCGGAGAAGGATTCGCGGCTCTGGGAGGGGCTGGCCTTCCGGGATCATCTCCGGGCGCATCCGGACGATGCCGAGGCGTATCGGGAGTTGAAGCTCCGGTTGGCAGAACGGCATCCCGGCGACCGCATCGCCTACACCGAGGGCAAGACCGACTTCGTCAACGCCATTCTGGCCAAGGCAGGGCGGTAA
- a CDS encoding cupin domain-containing protein has translation MDTVFAAFDTGTVAGPDFDTGSDSLDWHPHPAFTGVALKHLVTGKDTDNRFSVHLVRLEPGAEIGHHVHKTNWELHEVVAGSGCCRLLGRDKDYRCGVVAVMPEGVGHSVHAGPDGLCLFAKFVPALA, from the coding sequence ATGGATACTGTTTTTGCCGCCTTCGACACCGGCACGGTCGCGGGGCCGGACTTCGACACCGGGTCCGACAGTCTCGACTGGCACCCCCACCCCGCATTCACGGGGGTGGCCCTCAAGCACCTGGTCACGGGAAAGGACACGGACAACCGGTTCAGCGTCCATCTGGTGCGGCTTGAGCCGGGTGCCGAGATAGGTCATCATGTGCACAAAACCAATTGGGAGCTGCACGAGGTGGTGGCCGGGAGCGGCTGCTGCCGCCTGCTCGGTCGGGACAAGGACTACCGATGCGGCGTGGTGGCCGTGATGCCGGAAGGCGTGGGCCACAGCGTGCATGCCGGGCCGGACGGCCTGTGTTTGTTCGCCAAATTCGTTCCGGCGCTCGCCTAG
- a CDS encoding helix-turn-helix domain-containing protein yields the protein MTRSTTEFTEISGLDGVSVVRHCGDSPTEARHMHASLCVGAVLSGRRELLLDGERHAAGPGDVLVIPPGAAHACPCAGECEYIMVSIPVCLLERFGLALEHGGERIVDDPALFGAVRSVADTATLSASCLERQATLLRLLSRLCAEEPQAEQDRPEPDAVAAARRCLEARFAEDLPLGELARLGGCSPCRLNRVFASVVGMPPHEYQTLQRVRRVKECIRHGLGLAESAVEAGFADQSHMSRCFRKVMGMTPGKFAKGLLPRPPE from the coding sequence ATGACCAGGAGCACGACCGAATTTACCGAGATTTCCGGCCTGGACGGCGTGTCCGTTGTCCGGCATTGCGGAGACTCGCCCACAGAGGCCCGCCACATGCACGCCTCCCTGTGCGTGGGGGCGGTCCTGTCCGGGCGGCGCGAGCTCCTGCTGGACGGGGAGCGGCACGCCGCAGGGCCCGGCGACGTCCTGGTCATCCCTCCGGGCGCGGCCCACGCCTGTCCGTGCGCCGGGGAGTGCGAGTACATCATGGTCAGCATCCCGGTCTGCCTGCTCGAACGCTTCGGGCTGGCCCTGGAGCATGGGGGCGAGCGGATTGTCGATGATCCCGCCCTTTTCGGGGCCGTCCGCTCGGTGGCAGACACGGCAACCCTTTCCGCGTCATGCCTGGAGCGGCAGGCAACGCTCCTCAGGCTGCTGTCGCGGCTGTGTGCCGAGGAGCCGCAGGCGGAACAGGACAGGCCGGAGCCCGATGCGGTGGCCGCTGCAAGGCGTTGCCTGGAGGCCCGTTTTGCCGAAGACCTGCCCCTCGGGGAACTGGCCCGCCTGGGCGGTTGCAGCCCCTGCCGGTTGAACCGCGTGTTCGCTTCGGTGGTCGGGATGCCCCCGCATGAGTATCAGACCCTGCAGCGGGTGCGCCGGGTCAAGGAGTGCATCCGTCATGGCCTGGGGCTGGCGGAGAGCGCTGTGGAGGCGGGATTCGCGGATCAGAGCCACATGTCGCGCTGCTTCCGAAAGGTCATGGGCATGACGCCGGGGAAGTTCGCCAAAGGCCTTTTGCCGCGTCCTCCCGAATAG
- a CDS encoding PAS domain S-box protein: MKKRLIFLISTLAGLAVAAGAFLVFRADLANHRQNLRAHVLHGLSDVKADAVQAVSRKTNLVKAVESVIRINPDLSHREFEVLMRGLLDGLFDIRSVQLVQEDRVTHSYPDQAQDAGGAILKGMTLRALEGGLVQIAYSGAEGAAPTGMTIFAPVSVPTGDGGMRKWGLIVVDVDVNAFMLMAGMPGHLKDVMVALRVPGPKRGREMVLSGSPPVYDMEPLRADIRFFSQVWQLAAVPAKGWSTSPRSKYIIGGGVLLAFLVPVSLWMTLSVFMGRFEDREKYRYLVQTAKAIILRVDLAGEVEFCNEYAEQFYGYGHGELIGKPLVGTLIPEKDLEGQSMKRYIGRLLMNPSAHPFNETMNLRKNGETVWVAWANQAIFAGDKKTMIGLLCVGTDITDRKLMEEALRQREKQYRLLAENVSDVIWGLDADLRYTYVSPSDEMLRGFKRYEVLGLSIKEFLTPASRVRLTGLLAMLEKEMGAESTPASATEDLEFTCLDGSTVWLESRLGLMLNEEGDRIGIQGVSRDITDRKRAEALREDMERMAKHDLKTPLGAVIGLPGEIRRVGPVTPEQGALLDTIENAGGAMLSLINRSLDLYKMECGVFTLHKTPVDVVEVIERIKGEAQPLIREKGISIGIETPGESGTAFLVHADAELFQSMLSNMLLNALEASPESGAVFVTLGREDGPFITICNKGEVPLRMRDVFFEKYATSDKTTGSGLGTYSARLIARTHGGDITVDTSRKGETSVTITLPEQG; encoded by the coding sequence ATGAAGAAACGCCTTATTTTTCTGATTTCCACCCTGGCCGGGCTGGCGGTTGCCGCCGGGGCGTTTCTCGTCTTTCGCGCGGACCTGGCGAATCACCGCCAGAACCTGCGCGCCCACGTCCTGCACGGACTCTCGGACGTCAAGGCGGATGCGGTCCAGGCCGTTTCCCGAAAAACCAATCTGGTCAAGGCGGTGGAGTCCGTCATCAGGATCAATCCCGACCTGTCGCACCGCGAGTTCGAGGTCCTCATGCGGGGGTTGCTGGACGGGCTCTTCGACATCCGCTCCGTGCAGCTGGTGCAGGAAGACCGGGTCACGCACTCCTATCCCGACCAGGCGCAGGACGCGGGGGGCGCGATCCTGAAGGGCATGACCCTGCGGGCCCTGGAGGGCGGCCTGGTGCAGATCGCCTACAGCGGGGCCGAGGGCGCCGCCCCCACGGGCATGACCATCTTTGCGCCGGTCTCCGTGCCCACCGGAGACGGGGGGATGCGGAAGTGGGGGCTGATCGTGGTCGACGTCGACGTCAACGCCTTCATGCTCATGGCCGGGATGCCCGGGCATCTCAAGGACGTCATGGTGGCCCTGCGCGTCCCCGGTCCGAAACGGGGCCGCGAGATGGTCCTTTCGGGCAGCCCGCCGGTCTACGATATGGAGCCGCTTCGCGCGGACATCCGGTTTTTTTCCCAAGTCTGGCAGCTGGCTGCGGTCCCGGCCAAGGGGTGGTCCACCTCTCCCCGGAGCAAGTACATCATCGGCGGCGGCGTGCTGCTGGCCTTCCTGGTGCCGGTCTCCCTGTGGATGACCCTGTCCGTGTTCATGGGCCGGTTCGAGGACCGGGAAAAGTACCGCTACCTCGTCCAGACCGCCAAGGCCATCATCCTGCGCGTCGATCTGGCTGGCGAGGTGGAGTTCTGCAACGAGTACGCCGAGCAGTTCTACGGCTACGGCCACGGCGAATTGATCGGCAAGCCGCTCGTGGGCACCCTGATTCCGGAAAAGGACCTGGAAGGGCAGTCCATGAAGCGGTACATCGGCCGGTTGCTCATGAACCCGTCGGCCCATCCGTTCAACGAGACCATGAACCTGCGGAAGAACGGCGAAACCGTCTGGGTGGCCTGGGCCAATCAGGCCATTTTCGCCGGGGACAAGAAGACCATGATCGGGCTGCTCTGCGTGGGCACGGACATCACGGACCGCAAGCTCATGGAGGAGGCCCTGCGGCAGCGGGAGAAGCAGTACCGGTTGCTGGCCGAGAACGTGTCCGACGTCATCTGGGGGCTGGACGCGGACCTGCGCTACACCTACGTCAGCCCGTCCGATGAAATGCTGCGCGGCTTCAAGCGGTACGAGGTGCTCGGACTGTCCATAAAGGAATTTCTGACCCCGGCCTCCCGGGTCCGGCTGACCGGTCTCCTGGCCATGCTGGAAAAGGAGATGGGGGCCGAGTCCACTCCGGCCTCCGCCACCGAGGACCTGGAATTCACCTGCCTCGACGGGTCCACGGTATGGCTGGAGTCCAGGCTCGGCCTGATGCTCAATGAGGAGGGCGACCGGATCGGCATCCAGGGCGTGAGCCGGGACATCACCGACCGCAAGCGGGCCGAGGCCCTGCGCGAGGACATGGAGCGCATGGCCAAGCACGACCTCAAGACCCCGCTGGGCGCGGTCATCGGCCTGCCGGGGGAAATCCGCAGGGTCGGGCCGGTGACGCCGGAGCAGGGAGCCCTGCTCGACACCATCGAGAACGCGGGCGGCGCCATGCTCTCGCTCATCAACCGCTCCCTCGACCTCTACAAGATGGAGTGCGGCGTGTTCACGCTTCACAAGACTCCCGTGGACGTGGTGGAGGTCATCGAGCGCATCAAGGGCGAGGCCCAGCCCCTGATCAGGGAAAAGGGGATCAGCATCGGCATAGAGACGCCCGGCGAAAGCGGGACCGCATTCCTGGTCCATGCGGACGCGGAACTGTTCCAGTCCATGCTCTCCAACATGCTGCTCAACGCGCTGGAGGCTTCTCCGGAGTCCGGGGCCGTGTTCGTCACCCTGGGCAGGGAGGACGGGCCCTTCATCACCATCTGCAACAAGGGCGAGGTGCCCCTCCGCATGCGCGACGTGTTTTTCGAGAAGTACGCCACCTCCGACAAGACGACCGGCTCCGGCCTCGGCACCTACTCGGCCCGGCTCATCGCCCGCACCCACGGCGGCGACATCACCGTGGACACCTCCAGGAAAGGCGAGACCAGTGTGACCATCACCCTGCCCGAGCAGGGATAG
- a CDS encoding M48 family metallopeptidase, translating into MKEYAGLPLTVKTHPRARRVLVKIVPGRGLEVVTPRGFDTGLVPDILDEKRSWIERTRDRLVQAGRDLSGTLPELPDALEYRAVDRTVRLDYLDRPGPVKLMENGPRLHISGDISDRESVFAALRRHTAKKAREALLPMLDAMSRRTGLEYAALRVRCQKTRWGSCSARGTISLNAKLLFLPVELVDHLLIHELCHTRHLNHSRRYWACVARYEPDYIRLEDELKHGAKHVPLWFG; encoded by the coding sequence GTGAAGGAGTACGCAGGGCTGCCCCTGACCGTGAAGACCCACCCGCGCGCCCGCCGGGTGCTGGTCAAAATCGTTCCCGGCAGGGGGCTGGAAGTGGTCACCCCGCGCGGCTTCGACACCGGCCTCGTCCCGGACATCCTCGACGAAAAGCGGTCCTGGATCGAGCGCACCCGCGACCGGCTGGTACAAGCGGGACGCGACCTGTCCGGCACCCTCCCGGAGCTGCCCGACGCGCTCGAATACCGGGCCGTGGACCGGACCGTCCGGCTCGACTACCTGGACCGTCCCGGCCCCGTGAAGCTCATGGAAAACGGGCCCCGGCTGCACATCTCCGGCGACATCTCCGACCGGGAATCCGTGTTCGCTGCCCTGCGCAGACACACCGCCAAAAAGGCGCGCGAGGCCCTGCTGCCCATGCTCGACGCCATGAGCCGCCGCACCGGGCTCGAATACGCCGCCCTGCGCGTCCGCTGCCAGAAGACCCGCTGGGGGAGCTGCTCGGCGCGCGGGACCATCAGCCTCAACGCCAAGCTCCTCTTTCTGCCCGTGGAACTGGTCGACCACCTGCTCATCCACGAACTCTGCCACACCCGGCACCTCAACCACTCCAGGCGATACTGGGCCTGCGTGGCCCGGTACGAGCCGGACTACATACGGCTGGAAGACGAATTGAAGCACGGCGCAAAGCACGTGCCGCTCTGGTTCGGATAG
- a CDS encoding DUF523 domain-containing protein — translation MKQPPVIVSACLAGMFCRYNGEVDGDPRVEEMVRQGLAVPFCPEVMGGLPTPRPPCEIRNGLVFGDDGVDRTEEYERGAAEGLRLARLYGCTTAILKARSPSCGSGTIYDGTFTSTRIPGDGVFAGLLKANGFTVRTEEELD, via the coding sequence ATGAAACAGCCACCCGTCATCGTATCAGCCTGCCTGGCAGGCATGTTCTGCCGCTACAACGGCGAAGTGGACGGCGACCCCCGCGTCGAGGAAATGGTCCGCCAGGGGTTGGCCGTCCCGTTCTGTCCCGAAGTCATGGGCGGACTGCCCACCCCGCGCCCCCCGTGCGAAATCCGCAACGGCCTGGTTTTCGGCGACGACGGCGTGGACCGGACCGAAGAATATGAACGCGGAGCCGCCGAAGGGTTGCGCCTGGCCCGCCTGTACGGCTGCACCACGGCCATCCTCAAGGCGCGTTCCCCGTCCTGCGGGTCCGGCACCATCTACGACGGCACCTTCACCTCCACCCGCATCCCCGGCGACGGCGTGTTCGCCGGACTGCTCAAGGCAAACGGCTTCACCGTGCGCACCGAAGAGGAACTCGACTAG
- a CDS encoding MFS transporter produces MPDEYRKRSMYLFLLVLVVGSCVGFQGWRTLLNNFAVEEVGLDGLGMGIVQSVREVPGFLTLLAIYVILILREHRLAALSVVIMGMGVALAGLLPTLSGLVFTTLVMSFGFHYFEAMNQSLTLQYFDHAEAPLVFGRMRSVNALANVMVGGAIYVMAKFMGYAEMLAVLGGVAVAAGLWALTRDPSRQDLPPQRKAMSLKGKYWLFYGLTFLGGARRQIFVAFAVFLLVKKFGFTIQHVTILFVVNNVLNYFISPYIGRSINRYGERWVLSLEYATLAFVFLGYAYTESGMVAALLYVADNIFFNFSMGIRTFYQKIADPRDIASGMTMGSTINHIAAVVVPVMGGLVWISNYQAVFLAAAGMSLVSLALAQMIPGQLEKRQQQG; encoded by the coding sequence ATGCCTGATGAATACAGAAAGCGGAGTATGTACCTCTTCCTGCTGGTGCTGGTGGTGGGCTCGTGCGTCGGCTTCCAGGGGTGGCGCACCCTGCTCAACAACTTTGCCGTGGAAGAGGTCGGCCTGGACGGGTTGGGCATGGGCATCGTCCAGTCCGTGCGCGAGGTGCCGGGCTTCCTGACCCTGCTGGCCATCTACGTCATCCTGATCCTCCGCGAGCACAGGCTGGCCGCCCTGAGCGTGGTCATCATGGGCATGGGCGTGGCCCTGGCAGGGCTGTTGCCCACGCTCTCCGGCCTGGTCTTCACCACCCTGGTCATGAGCTTCGGGTTCCACTACTTCGAGGCCATGAACCAGTCCCTGACCCTCCAGTATTTCGACCACGCCGAAGCGCCGCTGGTCTTCGGCAGGATGCGTTCCGTCAACGCCCTGGCCAACGTCATGGTGGGCGGGGCCATCTATGTCATGGCCAAGTTCATGGGATACGCGGAGATGCTGGCCGTCCTGGGCGGCGTGGCCGTGGCCGCCGGGCTGTGGGCCCTGACCCGGGACCCCTCTCGACAGGACCTGCCGCCCCAGCGCAAGGCCATGAGCCTGAAGGGGAAGTACTGGCTCTTTTACGGATTGACCTTCCTGGGCGGTGCCAGGAGGCAGATATTCGTGGCCTTCGCGGTCTTCCTGCTGGTCAAGAAGTTCGGCTTCACCATCCAGCACGTCACCATCCTGTTCGTGGTCAACAACGTGCTCAACTATTTCATCAGCCCGTATATCGGCAGGTCCATCAACCGGTACGGCGAGCGCTGGGTCCTGAGCCTGGAGTACGCCACCCTGGCTTTCGTCTTCCTGGGATACGCCTACACGGAAAGCGGCATGGTGGCGGCCCTGCTCTACGTGGCGGACAACATCTTTTTCAATTTCTCCATGGGTATCAGGACGTTCTACCAGAAGATAGCGGATCCGCGCGACATCGCCTCTGGCATGACCATGGGGTCCACCATCAACCACATCGCGGCGGTGGTGGTCCCGGTGATGGGGGGGCTGGTCTGGATCAGCAACTACCAGGCGGTCTTCCTGGCGGCCGCGGGCATGAGTCTGGTTTCCCTGGCCCTGGCTCAGATGATCCCCGGACAACTGGAAAAAAGGCAACAACAAGGTTGA
- a CDS encoding chemotaxis protein CheD → MKGLYQDLPKIFLQTGDCFIGVQPTMVTTVLGSCLGVTMHVPKMGIGTICHAFLPDSSDCRASLVPEPQICRFVDTALQNMLETMDKIGVPRRELVIKMFGGSSGMAVRNVENTTYDIGRRNIAMARKLLKFARLDIQVEDVGGQRGRKLLFNTQTGEVWVKKLREPL, encoded by the coding sequence ATGAAAGGATTGTACCAGGACCTCCCCAAGATATTTCTGCAGACGGGCGACTGTTTCATAGGCGTTCAGCCGACCATGGTCACCACCGTGCTCGGGTCGTGCCTGGGGGTGACCATGCACGTCCCGAAAATGGGCATCGGCACCATCTGCCACGCCTTCCTTCCGGACAGTTCCGACTGCAGGGCCTCCCTCGTCCCGGAGCCCCAGATTTGCCGGTTTGTTGACACGGCCCTGCAAAACATGCTGGAAACCATGGACAAGATAGGCGTTCCCCGGCGGGAACTGGTCATCAAGATGTTCGGCGGGTCGTCCGGCATGGCCGTGCGCAACGTGGAGAACACCACCTATGACATCGGCAGGCGGAACATCGCCATGGCCAGGAAGCTGCTCAAGTTCGCCCGCCTGGACATCCAGGTGGAGGATGTGGGCGGACAACGGGGACGCAAGCTGTTGTTCAACACCCAGACCGGCGAGGTGTGGGTCAAGAAGCTGCGCGAGCCCCTGTAG